The nucleotide window ACGATTTCACTGAACCGCTGCCCCAACTGGTATGTAGTCAGCAAGACTGGCCTTATGTGTGGCTTAGCTTTCTGATACAACTTTGACCACTCCTCGTCACTCAATACCCTATCTCGTTCATTGTTCGCGTTGGGCATCGGGACCCTGGAAGCCGGATTACTCTGGAGTAGTCCTCTTCGGATTGCAACGTTGAGACAGTGCTTCAGTGCAACATGGTCGTGGTTGATTGTTTGAATGCTGGCTGGTTTCCCATTCGCCTTCTTCCGCTGTGCTCTGAACGCTTCGATGTCCTGTGGCCTGACCTCACTCAACAGTTTGCCACCAAAGAACGGAACAAGGTGAGTCTCAACACTATGGGACCGACCTACGAAGGACCGGAGTGTTTTGACTTCTTCGAGTTCTAGGTAGATCTTTGCCCAATCTTTGAAGAGGACAGGTTTTGCCTGTTCACTCTTCTCCTGTCCGAGTAGAAGACGAGTCCTGATGACTGATTCCATCTCTCTGGCAATGGTCTTGTTGAGACAGCCGACTTTCCACCGTTTCTTTCTTGCCCCTGGTACTCCGCCTGCCAATACCAAAGACTTCCCGTCCTCACTGTCAATCACGCGGAACTCGACATAGTAGCTGTCAGGTCGTTTGGTCAGTCCCAACTTTCTTCCCTCCTGCTCTCTGCGCCGCTCGGATCCATGCTTTGAGCGCCTTCCTGAAGCTCCTGCGTCTCTCGCCGCGCCTTGACCGTATGTTGGTCAATCCACCTGTCGAGGTGTTCCTGCTTGAATCTCACGAGACGCCCAACCTTGACGAAACCTACCTTCCGTGCAGATACCCAGCCGTAGAGAGTCAATTTGGAAATGCCTAGATACTCCGATGCCTCAGCCATTGTCAAAAGTTTGCTCATGATTCTCCAAAAAATATTCCATCACTATATTCAATACATGTAGCGAGAACCGGGGAAGTCTTACGACCCCCCTACCGCCCAGATGAGCCCGCGTACACGCCGGCATGGTTTGAAGCCTGAGCCCCCAGCGGTGGTGGGCCATCGCTGAGGAGCAGCCGTCACGCCATTCCGGTTCCCTCCCTGCGGGCCTCCGCCCGTTCAGGCCTGCCCGCTGCGAAAGCGCCTCTGCCCGCATCTTCCTCCTCTGTGCCCCACCCCTGTCGTTCGTGCGGGGTGGGGCAACATTTATAAGGAGGAAATCAGATGGAAGAAAACCAGAGACGGCGGGCCGTCACGCACAAACGTCCGTTACCGTATCGTGTGCCTCGCTTTCGGATCGCGCTCGTGTGCGAGACATCGGGCTCCGCATCCTCTGCACCGATCCAGACATCCACTGTGGCCGCGGCTCTGCTTCGGCCCTGTTTTGAGGGCCTCGATCGCGAACAGTTTCTCGTCTGCGGCTTGGACGCTAAGCATCACATTATCGGCATCAACATCGTCTCGATCGGCTCCTTGACCTTGACGATCGTACATCCCCGCGAGGTTTTTAAACCCTTAATCCTCATGAACGCGGCCGCGTTCATCTGCGCCCACAACCATCCG belongs to Nitrospiraceae bacterium and includes:
- a CDS encoding tyrosine-type recombinase/integrase, whose product is MGLTKRPDSYYVEFRVIDSEDGKSLVLAGGVPGARKKRWKVGCLNKTIAREMESVIRTRLLLGQEKSEQAKPVLFKDWAKIYLELEEVKTLRSFVGRSHSVETHLVPFFGGKLLSEVRPQDIEAFRAQRKKANGKPASIQTINHDHVALKHCLNVAIRRGLLQSNPASRVPMPNANNERDRVLSDEEWSKLYQKAKPHIRPVLLTTYQLGQRFSEIVGLTWDRVDVKRGFIALRTLDTKTKTARQVPMTPDVRLTLQRLAKVRSLATKYVFTYKGQPLKRISRSFKTALKNAGIMDFRFHDLRHCASTNLRRAGMDTATAMKIVGHKSEKMWKRYNAIEERDLTQAALKVHKYLHENTPGTLSESTAEYSESK
- a CDS encoding JAB domain-containing protein, which encodes MEENQRRRAVTHKRPLPYRVPRFRIALVCETSGSASSAPIQTSTVAAALLRPCFEGLDREQFLVCGLDAKHHIIGINIVSIGSLTLTIVHPREVFKPLILMNAAAFICAHNHPSCDPTPSSEDRVLTQRLRQGAELLGITLLDHLVLGGDRYYSFADQGWPVLSS